DNA sequence from the Brevundimonas sp. NIBR10 genome:
TATCGCGCCGTGGCGACTGGTCGCCATGCCGGTCGAGCGACACTGAGCCTCAGGCCGGTTCCACCGTCACCGACTGGCTGACCATCTCGCAGACACCCTGGGTGCTCAGGAAGGCGATGTCGGCGGCGTCGCGGCCGCAGGCGATGCGAACCAGACCCTCGATGGGGGCCAGACCGGTCGGATCGACCAGCCACCAGCCGTTCGACAGCCACACCTCGAAGATGGCGTGGAAGTCCGGCGGGTCCAGCAGATGGGCATAGGCGCTGACCGCCCGCGCCGGGATCCCCGACGCCCGGCACAGGGTGATCCCCAGATGGGTGAAGTCGCGGCAAACGCCCGCCCGGTCGATGAAGGTGCGGGCCGCCGTCGTCTCCGAATCCGAGACGCCGAACTCGTAGTCGATGTTGTCCTTGATCCATTCCAGGATCGCCAGCACCCGCTCGCCGCCGGTGCTGTCGCCGAACTGGCGTTCCACGAACCGGCCGAACTGGTCCGACGGGCAGTAGCGGCTGGGCAGGCGATAGGCCAGGACCTCGGCCGGCAGGTCGTTCCAGTCATGCTGAAGGGCGACCGGCGGCAGACCCTGAAGCACGCCGTTCTCGACCACGGCGGTATAGGTCAGGGCGACCTCGCCCTCCAGATGCGCACGCAGGGTCCGGGCGCCGAACTCGGCGTCCTTGTCCTCGGTGAAGGTGACCTGGGGCGTGGTGATCAGGGTCTCTTCCAGGATGTCCTGGCCCGGCCAGTGCGCCACCTGGAACTGATAGATGGCGTCGGTCGGCGGATCGAACCGATAGACGAGCTCTGAGCGCACGCGCAGTTTCATGGCGATCCGGATGACGAGGGGTTTGAATGCGGGACCGACGCCAACGCGGCGGCGGCACGCGCGTTCCCGACCGGGGAGGCGTCCTTAACAGTTTTGTCGCCGGACGCCAGATCGGGACGGAACTCCGCAGCGTCGCCGATCATTGGATGGATGACCCCCCGACCGGAGAACCGTCATGAATACCGTGCTGATCTTCCTGGGAATCCTCGCGTTGTTGGCCATCGTCGCCGTGGCGCTGCGTCCGCCGCACGCCCGAATGTCGCAGTTCACGGACAAGGACGCGGACGGGGCCCCGGACATGACAGAGACCGAACGGCGAGAGGCTTTGCGTAAAGCCGATATTTGACACCGGCATTCTGTCGATGGATCGTGGGTTGAATCTATCGGAGGCTCCCCATGTCCGTCATCGCTCTCGCCGCCGCCCTGACCCTTCAGGTGCAGGTCTTCACGCCCGCCGCCCCGCCCCAACAGGCACGCCCCAGCCAGGCCCAGACGACTGAGGGGGCTTCACCCGCCGATCCGGATCTGGTCCAGCAGGTGTGTCGCAACGTGCCGGTGACCGGCAGCCGGTTTCCGCGTCGCGTTTGTCGCAGTGAGCGCCAGGCCCAGGCCGACCGCGACGAGACGCGCGAAATGCTGAGGAACTGGCAGGGTCTTCCCGATCTTCCTGCCAGTTCCAACTCGCCCAAGGGACTGGGATCGAACGGTCCGCTGTAATCTACGGCTCCAGCTCGATGTCCCAGTACAGGTAGTCGAGCCAGCTCTGGTGCAGGTAGTGCGGCGGAAAGCGCCGGCCCGCGTCCTGAAGCTGCCAGGCGTTGGGACGGTGTGGCTCGCGGCGGATCGGCATCTGGGCCTGGCGCGGGGTCCGGCCGCCCTTCTTCAGATTGCACGGCGAACAGGCGGCGACGATGTTCTCCCAGGTCGTGCGACCGCCCTGTGAGCGCGGGACCACGTGGTCGAAGGTCAGCTGGTCGGCATTGCCGCAATACTGGCAGGTGAAGCCGTCGCGCAGGAAGACGTTGAAGCGGGTGAAGGCCGGGCTGCGGTCCTGGTCGATGTAGGATTTCAGCGCGATGACGCTGGGCAGCTGCATCTCCATGGAGGGGCTGCGGACGACCTTGTCGTACTGGGCGACGACGTCAACGCGGTCCTGATAGACCGCCTTGACCGCCTCTTCCCACGGCCACAGCGACAGCGGGTAGTAGGACAGGGGCCGGAAGTCGGCGTTGAGCACCAGGGCGGGGAAACCCGCCGGCGACTGACCGACATGAGGTTGGGCCACGAAGGGGCGGGCGACCGAGGCGTTCGGTGTGAGAGACTGGACCTGCATCAGGTCCGCTCCGTGCGGTGTGAAGCGACAGGACTGAAGACGCGTCTCCTTCCAGATCAGGCCTTCAGACTAGGCGCGATTCGTCGGGGCCGCCATGGTGGAAAGAGCAAGGTTTCGCGACATTATCGACGCGCCCGATCCGGAAACGCCGGCAGGCTCCAGCCATAGACGAGGGCACCGGCGCGCAGTGCGAAGCCCAGCAGGGCCGCGACGACGGCGGCGGGCCAGATCGGCATCTCGGGCAGGCGCAGGGCGACGAAGGCGGTCGCGGCCAGAAGGGCCGCCGAGACGGTGATCTCGCGTCGCAACAGGATCGACGGCTGGCCGGCCAGCAGGTCTCGCACGATGCCGCCGAAACAGGCCGTCAGCGCCCCCATGACGATGCAGATCAGGGGCGCCATACCGACGGCTTCCGCCTTGGCCGCGCCCATGACGCCATAGGCCGCCAGTCCGACCGCATCGAGCCACAGCAGGGCCCGGAACCGCCAGTCGCGCCGCCCGATCATCCAGATCGTCACGGCGGCCAGCAGACAGACGGCGATGTAGCGCCAGTCCTCGACCCAGAAGACCGGCTGGCCGATCAGAAGGTCGCGCAAGGTGCCGCCGCCCACGCCGGTGATGGCCGCGAAGAAGGCGAAGGTGACGAGGTCATGCTTTTCCCGGGCCGCCGCCAGGGCCCCGGTTGCGGCGAAGACGGCGACACCGGCGAAGTCCAGGGCGACCAGGACCTGTTGCGGATCGGCCAGGGCGCGGGCGGTTTCGGGATCCACGAGCGGTGTCATGCGGC
Encoded proteins:
- a CDS encoding HNH endonuclease, giving the protein MQVQSLTPNASVARPFVAQPHVGQSPAGFPALVLNADFRPLSYYPLSLWPWEEAVKAVYQDRVDVVAQYDKVVRSPSMEMQLPSVIALKSYIDQDRSPAFTRFNVFLRDGFTCQYCGNADQLTFDHVVPRSQGGRTTWENIVAACSPCNLKKGGRTPRQAQMPIRREPHRPNAWQLQDAGRRFPPHYLHQSWLDYLYWDIELEP
- a CDS encoding trimeric intracellular cation channel family protein, which gives rise to MTPLVDPETARALADPQQVLVALDFAGVAVFAATGALAAAREKHDLVTFAFFAAITGVGGGTLRDLLIGQPVFWVEDWRYIAVCLLAAVTIWMIGRRDWRFRALLWLDAVGLAAYGVMGAAKAEAVGMAPLICIVMGALTACFGGIVRDLLAGQPSILLRREITVSAALLAATAFVALRLPEMPIWPAAVVAALLGFALRAGALVYGWSLPAFPDRARR
- a CDS encoding transglutaminase family protein, whose translation is MRSELVYRFDPPTDAIYQFQVAHWPGQDILEETLITTPQVTFTEDKDAEFGARTLRAHLEGEVALTYTAVVENGVLQGLPPVALQHDWNDLPAEVLAYRLPSRYCPSDQFGRFVERQFGDSTGGERVLAILEWIKDNIDYEFGVSDSETTAARTFIDRAGVCRDFTHLGITLCRASGIPARAVSAYAHLLDPPDFHAIFEVWLSNGWWLVDPTGLAPIEGLVRIACGRDAADIAFLSTQGVCEMVSQSVTVEPA